In the genome of Sander lucioperca isolate FBNREF2018 chromosome 18, SLUC_FBN_1.2, whole genome shotgun sequence, the window gtgtgtgtgtgtgtgtgtgtgtgtgtgtgtgtgtgtgtgtgtgtgtgtgtgtgtgtgtgtgtgtgtatgtgtgtaggccTGATGAGCAGAGTGCAGGCTATCAGGGACCACCGTGGTAAGGACTGCCGTTTCCTGAGCTTCAGACAGGGAGACACCATCTTTGTTTACCACAAACTGTCAGGAAAGAGGGAAGACCTGTGGGCAGGCAGTGTGAGTCTGATATCTCcatctaccccccccccctctctctctttaaagCAGAATGTAATGAAAAAAACTACTCAAGTCCCTCACATCAGGTTCTTGGTTGAAGAGATTAGTCAAGATTATAATACAGATGGTTTAGGTTCTCAGCACTGATTGGCTAAGTCATGGTAACACTGTACCTAATAAACACAAACGTCTGTGAGAGCACTCCAGTTCATTTAAATATAATGATATAGTTGTGCATTAACACAGAATGACAGAATGATTGACATATGAATGTGCTGACCCAACATCACTACTACCtgtgtgtcttttattttggtaATCACTTTATTCACTGTATATGAACTACTCTGCTTTTCAGagacaacatttatttatttattaagatgaacattattttgttaaaataatGGCCCACGCTATATCATTACTTGTGGTGATTTGTGAACCTTGGTGATTCGATTAATGCTCCAAACTCGGCTACTTTGAGTGGCTTTTGGCTTAAGCAAAGACTAAATCAATATCaaatgtacctttttttttttagtactgTGGAATAATTGAAACAAATGTACACCTAAATACACAATGCTCCTTCCTTCCATTCTTTCACAATGCTGCAGTGGCTTTACAGAACTGTGACGGCTCTTCTGCTTCCTTTTGATTCCAGATTGACAAACAGTTTGGCTATTTCCCAAAGGATGCAGTGCAAGAAGAGCAGGTTTATGCTGCTGTGGAGAAAGTAGTGGAAACACAGGTAAAAAAGACTTTGATTTCCATAGCTCTTCAGATTAGCAGCTTTGAACAAAACATACTCttttataataattatagcagttgatTGTAAAGAAATATAATAATCAGTTAGTAAACTGGTATCTAGTATAATATTTACTCCtaaattagtagtagtagttgctgaatctgtaCAAAAGCAATGCCTTATTCCTGAAGTGCCCTCCTTTCTTCTCTTCATTCAGAAATCTGATTTCTTTTGTATGGATGAGTTTGGTTATCCAATTGACTCTAGTCATCTggacagtgatgatgatgatgatccgAAAATCCAAAACCAGGAGTCAGAAATCACCCAAACCACTCCACACACCGTTGCCACAAATGCTGAAAGTCCTTCAACATCTGAAGATCCCTCTACAGAATCTCCAGTTCCAGCACAGGACGTTGACGGCACATCGACAGAAGAGGCGGAAAACAAAAATGCTAGGGATGCTGCTGTCGGGACTCACGAGGAAGCACGGGAGACTCCTGCGGCTCTGAACGAACAAGGTGGGTCTGCCCCCTCTTCCTGGCTCGGTTCTTCCGTGACAGGATGGTTAGGTCTGGCTAAAGAGGAAGAAGCTGGCAATTTGgctgagggagagaaaaaagatgAGAGAAAAGAGATGCAGGCCGAAGCTTCTGTCGCTTCTTCAGTGACAGGATGGCTGGGGTTTGGAGGAGAAGGAAAacctgaggaagaggaagacagagGAACTGCTGATTCTTTCACTTCAACCATGACTGGGTGGCTTGGCTttggaggagagaaaaaaacagatcaTCCTGCAAAAGAAGAGCAAACTGAAGAAcgagaagatgatgaagaacCAGCAGAGACATTCAGGAGTAGAAGGATGTCTCTGGACCTAGAAGGCAGCCAATTACatgaagaggagaagaaagagatGGGGACATTGGGTTGGCTAGGTAACGGGCTGTCAAGCACGCTGGGGTTTGGCCTGACCAATCAGGAGTCAGGGCATGAGACAACACCTGAAATAGAGACCAAGGAGACAAtccaggaggaggaagaacagcCAGCGTCTGGTTCTTGGTTGGATATAGGGTTCAGGGACATTTTAGGCTTCGGGAAAGACAAGAGTGAAGTTGATGAGAGTACAGGAAGCGATTTTAAGGAGACAGAAGAGGACAAAACCTCGGAACAACCAACAGGCTCAGAGAATGTGAATACTAGTCAATTACAACCCGTACTGACAGAGGAGGTAAGGAAAGAAACTACCAATGAGTCAAAGGTGGGAGAAACTCCAAAGGATCAAAATGCCCCatcagagatgagagagagagtcaaTGCTGACAGTAATCATAACGATATAGGTACTTCAGACAGCAGCAAGGATAGTGTCCTACCTACAGATGCAGCATCGAAGGTAGATGAAAAAGATATTGCTCCTCAGACCATGGAGCGTATGGAGGGTAAAGATCATCAGATGCCCAAATCAATAGCTATTGAGGGTGAGGATAATAACAGAGAGCCAGGAGAAGAAGAAAGTAAAACTGCAAGCGGCACTGATCAAGATTTGTTGACCCAATCTGACATCAATTTAGGGCCTGACTTGAGTTTTGTGGATTTAAATCTAAACTCCACTGGACAATCTGTAGGCGAGGATGAGAAGAACAACACAGAGGACGTGGTTGGGGAAGGGCCCGAGATCCCAGATCAGTTCGACAACACAGAAGAATCCACCGATACGTCTGTTACTGGTGCTGGTAGGGATGGCCATGAAGGTGAAGGGAATAATGCAGAAACAGATGTACTTCACCGAGAAGTTTCCACGACTCCGACTGATGACTCAGCAGAAGAAAGTCGGGTCAGCGGCGGAGCAGGAGAAAGCAGTGGAAAGAGTCAGCCTTCTTTCTTATCACCAGGCACAGCCGAGGAGAGAAATGAACCCACCTCTGATGAGGATAACACTTTACCAGCTCACAGTGTAGAAACCGACGTTGATCATTCCGATTCACTAGCTATGAATGACAataacacagaaagagagacacatcAGGGTGAGTTAGGAGAGGAGGGCATCTCTCAGGAGTTTGGTTCAGCTCATTCTACTAATAGAAGTACTGAAACTATGTATGACAATGCCTCAGAGGAGGACAGAAGAACATTTTCCACTAGTGAGAGCACAAGACAGATGGAAAACAATGCAGACCAGGACTCTGTGTCTCCAGATAtgcaacagggggaaacacaAAGTGATGGTGATGCACACGAGCTGAAGGAGACTGTAGAAGAAACTGAGACAGACGGTGAAAACAACCTCCAGCCAGTTCAAACTGAGACAACAGAGTTTCAGAAATACATATTGAATGAAAGTGGTCTCAAGTCAGCTAAAGGCTCTGAAACAGAGACTGAGACTGAGGAAGTGGAGGAGtcaaaggaagaggaaaagcTGGGGGGGATAGAAGAGTTAAAGGAAGAGGAGAAACAGCAAGAAGTGAAGGAGATAAAGGAAGAGGGGAAACAGGAAGTAAAGGAGATAAATGAAGAGGGGAAACAGCAAGAAGTGAAGGAAATAAAGGAAGAGGGGAAACAGCAAGAAGTGAAGGAGATAAAGGAAGAAGGGAAACAGGAAGTAAAGGAGATAAAGGAAGAGGGGAAACAGGAAGTAAAGGAGATAAAGGAAGAGGGGAAACAGGAAGTAAAGGAGATAAAGGAAGAAGGGAAACAGGCAGTAAAGGAGATAAAGGAAGAGGGGAAACAGCAAGAAGTCAAGGAGATAAAGGAAGAGGGGAAACAGGAAGTAAAGGAGACAAAGGAAGAggggaaacaggaagtgaaggagataaaggaagaggggaaacaggaagtgaaggAGATAAAGGAAGAGGGGAAACAACAAGAAGTGAAGGAGATAAAGGAAGAGGGGAAACAGGAAGTAAAGGAGACAAAGGAAGAGGGGAAACAGGAAGTAAAGGAGACAAAGGAAGAGGGTAAACAGGAAGTAAAGGAGATAAAGGAAGAGGAAAAGCTGGGGGGGATAGAAGAGTTAAAGAAAGAGGAGAAACAGCAGGACATGAAGAAGATAAAGGAAGaggggaaacaggaagaagtGAAGGAGATAAAGGAAGaggggaaacaggaagaagtGAAGGAGATAAAGGAAGAGGGGAAACAGGAAGTAAAGGAGACAAAGGAAGAggggaaacaggaagtgaaggAGATAAAGGAAGAGGGGAAACAACAAGAAGTGAAGGAGATAAAGGAAGAagggaaacaggaagtgaagaaAATAAAGGAAGAAGGGAAACAGCAAGAAGTGAAGGAGATAAAGGAAGAGGGGAAACAGGAAGTAAAGGAGATAAAGGAAGAGGGGAAACAGGAAGTAAAGGAGACAAAGGAAGAGGGGAAACAGGAAGTAAAGGAGACAAAGGAAGAGGGTAAACAGGAAGTAAAGGAGATAAAGGAAGAGGAAAAGCTGGGGGGGATAGAAGAGTTAAAGAAAGAGGAGAAACAGCAGGACATGAAGAAGATAAAGGAAGaggggaaacaggaagaagtGAAGGAGATAAAGGAAGaggggaaacaggaagaagtGAAGGAGATAAAGGAAGAGGGGAAACAGGAAGTAAAGGAGACAAAGGAAGAggggaaacaggaagtgaaggAGATAAAGGAAGAGGGGAAACAACAAGAAGTGAAGGAGATAAAGGAAGAAGGGAAACAGGaagtaaagaaaataaaggaagaAGGGAAACAGCAAGAAGTGAAGGAGATAAAGGAAGAGGGGAAACAGGAAGTAAAGGAGATAAAGGAAGAGGGGAAACAGGAAGTAAAGGAGATAAAGGAAGAGGAAAAGCTGGGGGGGATAGAAGAGTTAAAGAAAGAGGAGAAACAGCAGGACGTGAAGAAGATAAAGGAAGaggggaaacaggaagaagtGAAGGAGATAAAGGAAGAGGGGAAACAGGAAGTAAAGGAGATAAAGGAAGAGGGGAAACAGGAAGTAAAGGAGATAAAGGAAGAGGGGAAACAGGAGGCGGACaagttaaaagaaaagaagaaacaggAGAAGGTGGAGGAGATAAAAGAAGAGGACAaccaggaggaggaagagggaaagcagggggaggaagaagagttaaatgaagaggagaagaaggtGGAGATAAAAGAGGGGAAGAAGCAGGAAGAGTTAAAAGAAGAGGAGAAGCAGCAGGAGATAGGAGAGTtcaaagaagaggagaaaagggAAGAGTTAAAGGAGGTTGAGAGAGTAAaggaacaagagaagaaagagggTGAAGAAAAACAAGTACAGTCTAATGTGGAGGTATTAATGGAAAACAGCATGCACTCTTTATCTCACACTCAGAAAGCTACTGAAAGCCCAGAGTCAGAGAGCAACGGAGAAGAGACACGCGGTGAAAACAGCTCTGTGTTCTCCGAAATGTCCACAAAGACTCACGAGAGACAGACCGAAAACCCACACATGGacgaagagaagagagagggagaaaacaaGAAACAGGAGGAGGTTAAGGAAAAGCAGGAGACGGGGAATTTGGAGGGCGAGAGGAGGAACATAGGGAAAGAAGGGAGTCATAAATGTTCAAATGAGCTTTGTCCTCAAGCTAGCGGAGACAAGTTTGTGGGGGTCAGAGATGGAAATGATTCTGCAAATAAGTTGAGCTCAATAGATGAAGGGACAAAGGAGACAGGAAAGCAAAACCCAGTGGCAGACAATGATCAAATATTAGCAGATAGGACAGGAGTGAGTCAGATGGTACCAGTTGATGACACGGAGAGAGATGAGGATGTAacacaggaggaggaagaaaaaaaagttgatgtTGCGAAGGCCGACGAGGGGAGAGAAGAGCAGGTTGAGCAGAAAAACAATGATCTGCTACATTCAGGGGAGAGTGGCCAAAACAGCCTTCCTGATCAACTTTCACTTAGCCAGACAGCTGAGAACAAAGAAGATGATCAATTATATCCCAGTGAGGCAGACAACACTGAGCTTTCTGACGACAATGTGCTCCGTCAGGGAGATAAAACTAAGTCTGAAGACACTGAAACCAGCAGCGAAGGGATTTCCACTGAGAAGGAAACTGAGCAAATACACTCTGATTATATGATAGACACAGTGGAGGACACTGacagggaagagagggagatcAATGTGAAGCATGATGATGTAAGGGTGAATGAGGGCAGAGGTCTGAGTACAGGTGGTACTGTATTGAGGACAGAGGAAGAAATGGAGATTTCAGTTTCGTCCAGTGACCCTGTTGAAAGCCAGGCTGCGATATCTGAACAAACTGCTCAACATGCATCCGGTTCTTCACATCTGTCTGACGGTCACAATAAAGGAGCAGCAGAGACTGGAAGTGGAGGAGCATTCGGCCTTTTCAAAAACGCCTTTAGCTTTTTTAGCCAAACGCCTGTCGCCGAAACTACGGCACCCCCAGAATCTACCCCAAGTTTGGATCCTAACACAGGTGAGACATCCGAGGCGCAAGCCTCTCTCCCTCCCGAACAAGAACGGGATTCAACCACTGATTCCAGTCAGGTTTACATGCAAGATTTGCACACAGACTCTCCCATCACCTTgtcacaacagcagctgcagcctctctttaCAGAGACCCAGACGTCATCTCCTTCCCTGacgccaacccgttctcatccCACAGAAAGCCCCATCCAAACCAAAACCCTCACCAAACATTACAAGAACCTTCTCATCTACATGAGCGCAGATGAGACGACCATTATGATGGAGCTCTTTGGACGTCACAAGCTGCAGTTTTTGGATTACGTTTTAGGAAGCTCAGAAACCACGACCGATGACCCCGATAATGACGAATCGATATTGTTGGATATAGA includes:
- the ctage5 gene encoding uncharacterized protein ctage5 isoform X3, translated to MNIFSPYTPVKTTRMAVSRVYTILWSTGMVFVILPHLNLGLLSDYKICGDSECESLMSRVQAIRDHRGKDCRFLSFRQGDTIFVYHKLSGKREDLWAGSIDKQFGYFPKDAVQEEQVYAAVEKVVETQKSDFFCMDEFGYPIDSSHLDSDDDDDPKIQNQESEITQTTPHTVATNAESPSTSEDPSTESPVPAQDVDGTSTEEAENKNARDAAVGTHEEARETPAALNEQGGSAPSSWLGSSVTGWLGLAKEEEAGNLAEGEKKDERKEMQAEASVASSVTGWLGFGGEGKPEEEEDRGTADSFTSTMTGWLGFGGEKKTDHPAKEEQTEEREDDEEPAETFRSRRMSLDLEGSQLHEEEKKEMGTLGWLGNGLSSTLGFGLTNQESGHETTPEIETKETIQEEEEQPASGSWLDIGFRDILGFGKDKSEVDESTGSDFKETEEDKTSEQPTGSENVNTSQLQPVLTEEVRKETTNESKVGETPKDQNAPSEMRERVNADSNHNDIGTSDSSKDSVLPTDAASKVDEKDIAPQTMERMEGKDHQMPKSIAIEGEDNNREPGEEESKTASGTDQDLLTQSDINLGPDLSFVDLNLNSTGQSVGEDEKNNTEDVVGEGPEIPDQFDNTEESTDTSVTGAGRDGHEGEGNNAETDVLHREVSTTPTDDSAEESRVSGGAGESSGKSQPSFLSPGTAEERNEPTSDEDNTLPAHSVETDVDHSDSLAMNDNNTERETHQGELGEEGISQEFGSAHSTNRSTETMYDNASEEDRRTFSTSESTRQMENNADQDSVSPDMQQGETQSDGDAHELKETVEETETDGENNLQPVQTETTEFQKYILNESGLKSAKGSETETETEEVEESKEEEKLGGIEELKEEEKQQEVKEIKEEGKQEVKEINEEGKQQEVKEIKEEGKQQEVKEIKEEGKQEVKEIKEEGKQEVKEIKEEGKQEVKEIKEEGKQAVKEIKEEGKQQEVKEIKEEGKQEVKETKEEGKQEVKEIKEEGKQEVKEIKEEGKQQEVKEIKEEGKQEVKETKEEGKQEVKETKEEGKQEVKEIKEEEKLGGIEELKKEEKQQDMKKIKEEGKQEEVKEIKEEGKQEEVKEIKEEGKQEVKETKEEGKQEVKEIKEEGKQQEVKEIKEEGKQEVKKIKEEGKQQEVKEIKEEGKQEVKEIKEEGKQEVKETKEEGKQEVKETKEEGKQEVKEIKEEEKLGGIEELKKEEKQQDMKKIKEEGKQEEVKEIKEEGKQEEVKEIKEEGKQEVKETKEEGKQEVKEIKEEGKQQEVKEIKEEGKQEVKKIKEEGKQQEVKEIKEEGKQEVKEIKEEGKQEVKEIKEEEKLGGIEELKKEEKQQDVKKIKEEGKQEEVKEIKEEGKQEVKEIKEEGKQEEADKLKEKKKQEKVEEIKEEDNQEEEEGKQGEEEELNEEEKKVEIKEGKKQEELKEEEKQQEIGEFKEEEKREELKEVERVKEQEKKEGEEKQVQSNVEVLMENSMHSLSHTQKATESPESESNGEETRGENSSVFSEMSTKTHERQTENPHMDEEKREGENKKQEEVKEKQETGNLEGERRNIGKEGSHKCSNELCPQASGDKFVGVRDGNDSANKLSSIDEGTKETGKQNPVADNDQILADRTGVSQMVPVDDTERDEDVTQEEEEKKVDVAKADEGREEQVEQKNNDLLHSGESGQNSLPDQLSLSQTAENKEDDQLYPSEADNTELSDDNVLRQGDKTKSEDTETSSEGISTEKETEQIHSDYMIDTVEDTDREEREINVKHDDVRVNEGRGLSTGGTVLRTEEEMEISVSSSDPVESQAAISEQTAQHASGSSHLSDGHNKGAAETGSGGAFGLFKNAFSFFSQTPVAETTAPPESTPSLDPNTGETSEAQASLPPEQERDSTTDSSQVYMQDLHTDSPITLSQQQLQPLFTETQTSSPSLTPTRSHPTESPIQTKTLTKHYKNLLIYMSADETTIMMELFGRHKLQFLDYVLGSSETTTDDPDNDESILLDIERLLRYHRETLVAPSMRLTDAPQEDKEKTTTLIALQKLEMLLARVRETFNTAEASCVGESCSTHSKDKETATEEDPSVRLDNHTPRDERMGLDGETEGRLSGGAGKEKVTEDKTKEEKGKRSGGERVSPESHPHIQPGSPQSLEGVINQILDFVHQIADDATTHVCAVRELLIWLTEQVVSTLPDDIRPGPDLYGVPWEPVIITSVVGLVTMLLFTCRCYSSVKSRMYRGKERRMAEQVAQLLDEKCKVLETLSKCQQEYDDLEGSLRDSGVLAQTQKTEHLEVKARQLEHAKRELDRDLEQLKDQLDQQREHRIEQEKRIAVLEESMKTFEEETKDLQSQEEQAQTTLKVYNMNSDRLQRNLETAGEENTLLQESNAQLRQQVEGWAERVSELEAEMSRCEVAHRGMLQDVANKDERIMSLTDRLLSMKAWDSDLQEEADGEGEGQEASNGTAGRGEENGRGDVLDTQGHLQKVQKLIYAAKLNADLKSVDEDKDRLFAKLNDEVKAKEDLQVRIEELDNEKLSLQSDTEQYSDQVQKLQQKLQIMTEMYQENELKLHRLLTVEEKERMQKEEKLNKADKNITMAMEELSNYRQRAGEMEEELEKTKQSYQTQISAHEKKAHNNWLAARAAERELADIRRENGLFRQKLTDTQFKLDALDNDPYALDSLARPLPFRAERSPYGLSPLGRPASETRAFLSPPTLMDGPPARLSPRVSRGPVEPPGGQGEMERSGGPHSDSGSISPTWERDRRGPPPGPLGPPGYMFPEQGGPMYRRPPPGALGLLPPPGPLHPRGLPPLPPHPADMADGSYRENSHGPGEQEHRESGPGDRRTPPEMDPRMGGAPPPGPPMGPMGPMDGPFPRRSPYGPPPPDFYPPRGPVGPTMMPMWAPPPPGMMFPPRFPPGGPPHPHYAPPMRPPLPDGHLHTSMAPPPPQQSLPSPPHSQSPEQHTPSPEDAI
- the ctage5 gene encoding uncharacterized protein ctage5 isoform X7, producing MNIFSPYTPVKTTRMAVSRVYTILWSTGMVFVILPHLNLGLLSDYKICGDSECESLMSRVQAIRDHRGKDCRFLSFRQGDTIFVYHKLSGKREDLWAGSIDKQFGYFPKDAVQEEQVYAAVEKVVETQKSDFFCMDEFGYPIDSSHLDSDDDDDPKIQNQESEITQTTPHTVATNAESPSTSEDPSTESPVPAQDVDGTSTEEAENKNARDAAVGTHEEARETPAALNEQGGSAPSSWLGSSVTGWLGLAKEEEAGNLAEGEKKDERKEMQAEASVASSVTGWLGFGGEGKPEEEEDRGTADSFTSTMTGWLGFGGEKKTDHPAKEEQTEEREDDEEPAETFRSRRMSLDLEGSQLHEEEKKEMGTLGWLGNGLSSTLGFGLTNQESGHETTPEIETKETIQEEEEQPASGSWLDIGFRDILGFGKDKSEVDESTGSDFKETEEDKTSEQPTGSENVNTSQLQPVLTEEVRKETTNESKVGETPKDQNAPSEMRERVNADSNHNDIGTSDSSKDSVLPTDAASKVDEKDIAPQTMERMEGKDHQMPKSIAIEGEDNNREPGEEESKTASGTDQDLLTQSDINLGPDLSFVDLNLNSTGQSVGEDEKNNTEDVVGEGPEIPDQFDNTEESTDTSVTGAGRDGHEGEGNNAETDVLHREVSTTPTDDSAEESRVSGGAGESSGKSQPSFLSPGTAEERNEPTSDEDNTLPAHSVETDVDHSDSLAMNDNNTERETHQGELGEEGISQEFGSAHSTNRSTETMYDNASEEDRRTFSTSESTRQMENNADQDSVSPDMQQGETQSDGDAHELKETVEETETDGENNLQPVQTETTEFQKYILNESGLKSAKGSETETETEEVEESKEEEKLGGIEELKEEEKQQEVKEIKEEGKQEVKEINEEGKQQEVKEIKEEGKQQEVKEIKEEGKQEVKEIKEEGKQEVKEIKEEGKQEVKEIKEEGKQAVKEIKEEGKQQEVKEIKEEGKQEVKETKEEGKQEVKEIKEEGKQEEVKEIKEEEKLGGIEELKKEEKQQDMKKIKEEGKQEEVKEIKEEGKQEEVKEIKEEGKQEVKETKEEGKQEVKEIKEEGKQQEVKEIKEEGKQEVKKIKEEGKQQEVKEIKEEGKQEVKEIKEEGKQEVKETKEEGKQEVKETKEEGKQEVKEIKEEEKLGGIEELKKEEKQQDMKKIKEEGKQEEVKEIKEEGKQEEVKEIKEEGKQEVKETKEEGKQEVKEIKEEGKQQEVKEIKEEGKQEVKKIKEEGKQQEVKEIKEEGKQEVKEIKEEGKQEVKEIKEEEKLGGIEELKKEEKQQDVKKIKEEGKQEEVKEIKEEGKQEVKEIKEEGKQEVKEIKEEGKQEADKLKEKKKQEKVEEIKEEDNQEEEEGKQGEEEELNEEEKKVEIKEGKKQEELKEEEKQQEIGEFKEEEKREELKEVERVKEQEKKEGEEKQVQSNVEVLMENSMHSLSHTQKATESPESESNGEETRGENSSVFSEMSTKTHERQTENPHMDEEKREGENKKQEEVKEKQETGNLEGERRNIGKEGSHKCSNELCPQASGDKFVGVRDGNDSANKLSSIDEGTKETGKQNPVADNDQILADRTGVSQMVPVDDTERDEDVTQEEEEKKVDVAKADEGREEQVEQKNNDLLHSGESGQNSLPDQLSLSQTAENKEDDQLYPSEADNTELSDDNVLRQGDKTKSEDTETSSEGISTEKETEQIHSDYMIDTVEDTDREEREINVKHDDVRVNEGRGLSTGGTVLRTEEEMEISVSSSDPVESQAAISEQTAQHASGSSHLSDGHNKGAAETGSGGAFGLFKNAFSFFSQTPVAETTAPPESTPSLDPNTGETSEAQASLPPEQERDSTTDSSQVYMQDLHTDSPITLSQQQLQPLFTETQTSSPSLTPTRSHPTESPIQTKTLTKHYKNLLIYMSADETTIMMELFGRHKLQFLDYVLGSSETTTDDPDNDESILLDIERLLRYHRETLVAPSMRLTDAPQEDKEKTTTLIALQKLEMLLARVRETFNTAEASCVGESCSTHSKDKETATEEDPSVRLDNHTPRDERMGLDGETEGRLSGGAGKEKVTEDKTKEEKGKRSGGERVSPESHPHIQPGSPQSLEGVINQILDFVHQIADDATTHVCAVRELLIWLTEQVVSTLPDDIRPGPDLYGVPWEPVIITSVVGLVTMLLFTCRCYSSVKSRMYRGKERRMAEQVAQLLDEKCKVLETLSKCQQEYDDLEGSLRDSGVLAQTQKTEHLEVKARQLEHAKRELDRDLEQLKDQLDQQREHRIEQEKRIAVLEESMKTFEEETKDLQSQEEQAQTTLKVYNMNSDRLQRNLETAGEENTLLQESNAQLRQQVEGWAERVSELEAEMSRCEVAHRGMLQDVANKDERIMSLTDRLLSMKAWDSDLQEEADGEGEGQEASNGTAGRGEENGRGDVLDTQGHLQKVQKLIYAAKLNADLKSVDEDKDRLFAKLNDEVKAKEDLQVRIEELDNEKLSLQSDTEQYSDQVQKLQQKLQIMTEMYQENELKLHRLLTVEEKERMQKEEKLNKADKNITMAMEELSNYRQRAGEMEEELEKTKQSYQTQISAHEKKAHNNWLAARAAERELADIRRENGLFRQKLTDTQFKLDALDNDPYALDSLARPLPFRAERSPYGLSPLGRPASETRAFLSPPTLMDGPPARLSPRVSRGPVEPPGGQGEMERSGGPHSDSGSISPTWERDRRGPPPGPLGPPGYMFPEQGGPMYRRPPPGALGLLPPPGPLHPRGLPPLPPHPADMADGSYRENSHGPGEQEHRESGPGDRRTPPEMDPRMGGAPPPGPPMGPMGPMDGPFPRRSPYGPPPPDFYPPRGPVGPTMMPMWAPPPPGMMFPPRFPPGGPPHPHYAPPMRPPLPDGHLHTSMAPPPPQQSLPSPPHSQSPEQHTPSPEDAI